A stretch of DNA from Anaerolineae bacterium:
GTACATGAAATAGCTCTGATCCTGGATCTGACAGGGGAGCTCTTCACCGACTTAGGTCGAGAGTTTTTGCTACGTCGCATTGCCGAGGAAGGAATAGGGGGCATTAACTACATCACCTGGAAGCACGAGTATATCTTCCACTGCAACCAACTGGCCTGGTTCACACCTGGACGCTTACTGGGCTATCTCATCCTCGAACGAGCCATGCCGCGGGTCAGGCCTTACACCGAACTGGCATACCAGGACTTGTTGGAAAGCTTGGGTTATACTATTCTCCCCGACGGTGGTTATGTGGAAGGCCCATCGTACTTTCGTTGTGTTGCGCGCGACAGCGGTCTTTCCCTGTATTACTACGCCCGTGCCCGCGGCCGTGAGTTCCGCTCAGTTATCCCTGAGATTATGCACTGTACCGCTGCCTTTGCTGAAGCCCTGGCCTCTACCGATGAGAGCGCCGATGTCATCCCTATCTGCGATGCCACTCCACTAATGGAACAAGAGGGGTTAGCCGTTATGGCAGCTCTTCTTCCCGATAGCCAGTGGGTCACCATGTACCATAAATCGCTGGCTCGCACCAGGGGTATGCCTGACACCATCCTGGCATGGCAGCTCTCTCGAGAGATCCCACCGCAGGGTCCTGAGATGCGTCCCTTTACCTCCCTGCCTGAGATGGGGATCATGGCATCGGTGCGATGGCTGGACGGTGAGAAAGTCAAGTTGTTCATCATGGGCAACAAAGCCGGCGCCGGCCACACTCACGAGGACAAGGGGTCCTTTGTGCTCGAGTTTGCCGGCGAGACCTTTGCCCTTGATCCCGGCACCTGCGACTACGCCAATCCCCTCGCCGAGTTGCTTACGCACTGCGAGCGGCACAACATGCTTGTCCCCACTGGCACGCTGGAGCGTCCGCACCCGCAGAATCCCCTGCCAGTAGACGTCAAGCCGCAAGGGGAGGGGGACGAAACTCGTTTCCAGGCCCAAATTGACGCCACGCCCGGCTGGGAGCCCTATTTCAGGAAGTGGGTGCGCCGTTGGGATTCGCCCACCCCCGATGTGTTGGTCATCCGGGACGAGTATGAGCTGGGCCAGGGTGACGGGGTCGAGTTCTACTGGCAAACACAACGAGAGGTGAGCATCGAGGGGAGCCTTATCACCCTCACCGGCCAACGTGGTATAGTGAGCATCGAGGTGCCGCCGGCCTGCGCTGTACGTGTGGACAAACTGCCGCTCTACGGTGGAGATCAGCAATATCGGATTGCCATTTCCCAGAAGGGAAGAGCGGGAGTCTTAGAAGTGAAAGTAAAGCTCCAAAAGCGCCTCACAAACAGCATGGAGGAGAAAAACCGATGAGGAGAGTGTCCCTGGGTATCATCGGCTGTGGCGTAATCGGCCAACATCATCTACGGGCTGCGCTTTCATCGCCTCTTATTGATGTGGTAGCCATCGCTGACCTGCGTCAGGAGGCCCGTGAGGAGACAGCCGCCCGCTACAACATCAGCAAGGTCTATGCTGAAGGGAAGGAGCTCATCGAGGACCCTTGCGTGGAGGCGGTCGTCCTTGCCCTGCCCACCTGCGGCCGCACCGAACTGGCTCTTCACGCCTTTGCTCGAGGCAAACATGTGCTCACTGAGAAGCCGGTGGCTATGAATGCCGATGAAGTACGGCGCATGATCGCTGCTCGCGGCGATCTCATCGCGGGTTGTTGTTCATCGCGCTATCGCTTTCTGCCCTCAGCCAAGGTGGTGACAGACTTCATCGCTACCGGCGCCCTGGGCGAACTGCGAGTCATCCGCGCGCGAGTTATAGACGCCGCAAGCGAGCCGCCCAAGACCCCTCCACCTCCCTGGCGTCTGAGCAAAGCTCTCAACGGTGGTGGTATCCTGATGAACTGGGGGTGCTACGATCTGGATTACCTGCTGGGCATCACCGGCTGGCAGCTTAGGCCGCGTCTCGTGCTGGGGCAAACCTGGACGGTGGCGCCCCATCTGGCTGCGCGGGCTGCGCCCGGTTCTGACGCCGAATCCCACGTGGCCGCGCTCATCCTCTGCGACGGAGGCGCTGTCATCACCTACGAGCGCGGCGAGTTCGTGGCAGCACAGAGCGAGAGCGCATGGCAGATCATCGGAAGCCGGGGTTCACTGCGCCTGCATATGCTCCCTGGAGCCGGCAAGACGATCACCTACGATGCCACCACTAGCGAGCAAGGGGTAATTCCGCGGGTACTCTGGCAGGGTGAAGAGGATGCTGACCGGGTGCACACCGGTCCTGTGCAGGACTTCGCCGCTGCCATCCTGGAGGGACGCCCACCCATGACTACCCTTGAGCAAGCCTTGATGATCCAACAGATCACAGATGCAGTATATGCCTCCGCAGCGGCTGGCACGGCGATAGAAGTCGGGTAGAAGAGGCATAGGCGTCAACGTCCGGTCTGAAAGGACGAAGCACTGCAAGCTGAAGACCAGCTCCTTTTTGACCCTGGGCCGCTGGATTGACTTAATTAGGAGGATAAAAACGATGAAATACTCGTTCACCAGCTTTTCCTGCCCTGAATTGACGCTCCCCGAGGTGCTAGCCCTGGCCAAGCGCATAGGCTACGATGGCGTCGAGCTTCGCCTGGCGGAAGGGCATAAGCACGGAGTCGAGACCGATATCAGCTCTGTTAAACGTCGCGAGATTAAGGCTCAGGTCACAGCATCGGGTATCGCTCTCGCTTGTCTAGGTACCTCCTGCACCTATGCCGACCCGGCCAGGGCAGCTGATATGGTGGCCGAGACCCGCCGCGCCATCCAGTTAGCCGCTGATATCGGCTGCCCACGCCTGCGCGTCTTCGGGGGCGAGATCCCCACAGGGATTACCCGTGAACAGGCGATGGATTCGATTGTTGCATCTTTGCGTGCCGTAGCAGCTCAGGCTCTTGAGAGCGGTGTGATCATCTGCATGGAAACGCATGACGATTGGACGAACCCGGATCAGGTTGCGGAGATCATGCGCCGGGTCAACCAGCCATCCATCGCCGTCACCTGGGACGTGATGCATCCAGTGCGTCAGAGCCACGTGACCATGGATCAGGCTTTTCAGGCTCTCCAACCGTGGATCAAGCATGTGCATTTCCATGATGGGGTCAACAGGCTGGATAAGTTTGAGCTGAAACCGATCGGCGAGGGCGATTTTGATCATCGACGCATGGTGGAGCTGCTTATGGCCGCAGGGTATGACGGCTTTCTGAGCGGGGAATGGATTGGCTGGGAACCCTACGAAATTCATTTACCCCGAGAGTTAGCCACTATGAAGCGATATGAGCGCGAGGTACAACAGAACAATTGGATCAACTGAGCTCCGCATGCGCATACCTTCAAGCAAAGTAAGCGACTGTATTGACAGCAATCCTGCATATCGTCAGGAATGAATTTGGCCGGCTCCCCAACGTTGCTGTTCCGATCCTAAACCAGCATCTAAGCCACTCCCAGAAACCTCGAACACGACCTATACTACCTTTGGATCCTACAGGTTGCATCTTGCCAACCCCCTCAATTAATACGAAAATCAAATCTTGCAAGCGCAATCACGGAGTTAATTGGCAAAATCAGAGGTGTTAGAATGGGAGAAAAAGCACATGAGCAGAAAAACCCTATAGCGGTAGAGTGGGACGCCTGGTTAAATGACACGCAAAAGAAAGCCGTCTGGCTGGGAATGGCAGGGATGTATGGGATGGGATTGGTCCTGGTTGGGAGCCCAGCTCAGTTCCGGAATCCATCAACATACCTCTGGCTAGCGCTGCTTGTATTTGCCTTGGCCGGCCTTGCGCTGTTAGCTAGCCGATGGGCTTATCTGCTCGCAGGCTGGGTGCTGATACTTGGTGGCTTGGCAGCCATACTGTTAGCAGTCACTTGGGGAGGGCAGGCGTCAGCACTAGTGCTCCTGACCGTGGTAATCGCTTTGGCTAGCCTGGCGATCAGCCTTATCGCCGGCCTAGCCCTGGCGGCTGGTTGCACCCTTTTGCTTCTGCTCGCGCCAGGCTCCTTGGCTCAGCTACCCCTCGCGTGGCGCGTGTCGGTCATTCTGGGGGCCTGGGGTGTTTGTGCCCTGATCTGGCTGCTGTTAGACTCCCTCTTGACCACCGTAAGGTGGGCGTGGTCGAGCTATGAGGAAAGCCGCCGGGCTCTAGAACAGGCGCGCGATCAACGGGTGAAGCTGTGCGAGGCCATAGAGGACTTATCCGAGGCCAATCTCCAGCTTATGCGGTTGAATCGCCTGGCTCAAGGGCTGCGCCAAGCCGCAGAGGAGGAACGCCGCGCTAAGGAACAGTTTGTGGCAAATGTCAGTCATGAGCTGCGTACCCCGCTCAACATGATCATCGGTTTCTGCGAAATGATCATCAACTCGCCGCAGACTTATGGTGACCGCATCCCGTCAACACTATTGGCCGATCTGGAAGTAGTGCTGCGCAACAGCCGGCATCTCTCAGATCTAATTGACGACGTACTTGACCTGAGCCAGATCGAGACTGGCCGCATGGCACTCACCAAGGAACGAGTGTCCATTGGGGAGCTGATCAATGCCGCAGCCATTGCGGTACGGCCGTTGTTAATTTCCAAGGGGCTATATCTCGAAACCGAAGTGGCCGAAGACTTGCCGGCTGTCTTCTGCGACCGTACTCGTATACGCGAGGTGATACTGAACCTGCTCAGCAATGCTGGCCGCTTTACCGAAAAGGGCGGGGTGCGGGTGCGGGCTTGGCAAGAGGGGGATGATGTGATGGTCAGTGTGTCCGACACCGGACCAGGGATTGCAGAAAGGGACCTGACGCGGCTCTTCCGGCCTTTTGAGCAACTGGATGGTTCAATCAGACGACGGTATGGAGGCACCGGCCTGGGACTGAGTATCAGCAAGGGGTTTGTAGAGCTACACGGCGGCAAGATGTGGGCCGAGAGCGAAGTTGGCCGCGGCACCACCTTTTACTTCCGCCTGCCTATAGATCCGCCGGTCCCGCTAGAAGCGAAGGCAACACGTTGGCTTAACCCTTATCAGCCGTATGAGGAGCGGCCCCATCCCTCACGGGCTAAGTTGCCTCCTTTGCGGCCACGCTTGATAGTGCTGGAGCGTGGCAATGGCCTGCAGCGTCTGCTCAGCCGCTATCTGGACAAGGTGGAGATTATCGCGGTGAGAGACTTCGAGGAAGCGGTGCTGGAGTTAAATCGTACCCCTGCTCAGGCCCTGCTGATCAATGCAATGACGTTGGCCGATGCACTGGGGCAGGCTGCGAAGTTGGGGGCGTTGCCGTATGATATCCCTGTGCTCTTCTGCGCTGTGCCTGGCATGGAGCAAGCGGCCGACGCGCTAGGGGCTTCGGAATATCTGGTGAAGCCAGTGACACGCGAGGCCTTGCTAACAGCTCTAAAGCATGTAAATGGGAAGGCAAAAAAGGTGCTGGTGGTGGACGACGAACCAGATGCGCTGCAGCTCTTCAGCCGTATGCTTGCGGAGGCAGGACAAGGCTACCGCGTCCTCAGGGCAGAGAGTGCACAACAGGCGCTACAAATCCTGCGCCACGAGCGACCGGATGTGGTTCTGCTCGACCTGGTAATGCCTGAGATGGATGGCTTTGAGTTCCTGGCGGCTAAGGAAAAGGATCCAATCCTGAAGGGGATCCCTGTGATTCTCATCTCGGCCCGTGACCCGCTGGGCCAGCCCATCGTCAGCAGTGGGCTAGCCGTCACCTGTCGCAGCGGCCTGTCGGTCCAGCAACTTCTCTCTTCCATAGAAGTGCTTATTGGTACCCTGGCCCGGATGCCCTTAACTGCTGATCGAGCACGGCCAGCAACTGTTCCCGGCTGACCGGCTTGTGGATGAATGCGGCCGCGCCTAAGGCCATGGCTAGTTGCTCTTGGGGCAGAATGGTGCAGACGATGATCGGAATATGGCGGGTGCGGGGATGCTCGCGCAGCCGGCCCAGCAGTTCCCAGCCATCAATGCCTGGCAGCATCACATCCAAGACGATAGCATGGGGCGCGCATTTCTCGGCCAGCGCAAGCGCCTGTTCTGGATCACGCGCGCCGATGAAGTGGTAAGAAGTGCCGGTGAGATAGCGCTCAAACAGGCGCAGGGTATCGGCATTGTCGTCAATCACCAACACCGGCACCTGCACCACTATCGGAAGTAACACGGACGCAGCTAAGCCTCCCGCATTTTCTCTTCCGGAAACGATCTCCAGCCGACCTCCAAAAAGCTCAAAAAGTCGCCGCGCCATCTCCAATTGCTCGGGTATCTGGTGATCGATGGGCTGTATTAGGCCCGTAGAAGTGCCCTGGATGTGGACTCGCAACGCGGCTGACTCCGGGGTGACCAGGATGTGGACTTGCCCGTCTGGCACGGAACGCGCTGCTGCGGTGAGAAGGCTTAGCAGCCCCTGGCGCACGGTAGAGAGCTGTCCGGCCAGTGGGGGCAGACCCTGTGGCACCTGGCACCGCACCTCGACACCCAAGTCGCGTAGCAAGGGATCAGCGATCCGCACGATAGTGCCGATTATCTCCTCAATAGCGCCTGTTTCGCTTGGGAGGGACTGCTGTAGCCATTGCAGCTCTTGCTCCTGCTCTCCTCCTTTCAGGCTCTCATTGGGTTGAGCTAGCTGTCTCGCAAAACGAGTCAGGTTCTGAGCCGCTGCCTCCAGCTTATATCGCGTCCACAGGTGATCGGCCAACGCTCTTTCGGCGATCCGTTCCTGCCGGCGCAGCTGGCGGATGCTCAGCCCCAGGTTGGCTGATACCGTATGTTGGCTAGATTGTTCGACATACCGATAGATGAGCACGTGATAGATGCGCCAAGCGCTGGCATAGGGTGGGACATCGTAGCCGGGTTTGAGCGCCTGGATGCCCTCGACCAGGATACGGCGCAGGCCGGCGTGAGGGTTGGCGTGGTTGGTGAGGCCGAAGAGATCAAGCAGGGGGCTGCGGCCCAGGGCGGCGGGATCGTAAAGGTGCTTTAAGGCCCTGCGCAGCTCTATCAGAAAACAATCTCTGGCTGTCAAATAGCTCATGTCCGCTTGGCGTCCGCCAAATGGCCGAAATCTCCCCACAGGCTGGTTAGTTCATAGTAAAATTTTAATAGAGGTAACCCCGAAAGGCAAACTTTCCCGCGTCACTCCTCATCACCGCAACACCAAAACTTCAACAGCAAGCCGAAAGGAGGTGTGTCACTAGCACTCAAACATATTCGCTTTTTAATTTTGTCAGTTCAAAGGGCATTCTTCTATCCGAAACCAGGAGGGAGAGCCATGGCCAGAAAACTGAATCGTCGTGAGTTTTTACGGATATCCGCTGCCTCGGCGGGCGCGTTGGCGTTAGCAGCTTGTGCGCCTCAGGCAGCGCCGTCAGCACCGGCTCCCACAACACCCTTAGCAGCGCCTACTGAAGCTACAGCGACTCCGGCAGCCTCTCCTGTTCCTGCCCAACGCTGTCAGATGGACTGGAATCCCACCTTTCCACCACCCTTTAAGGTATACGACCCCCCCGTCGAAGTCTCGGTCATCTGGAACCCTGGCCTGACCTTCCCTGAAGGGATGAGCTGGAACAACAACCCAATGTACAACCGCGTGGTCGAGTATACCGGCATCAAGTTCACCATTCACTGGGAAGCGTACGGTGAATTACGTGATCAAAAGCTGGCCGCCGATCTGGCTGCAGGCACCTTGCCGGATGCTTTTCATGCTGCAGGCCTCTTTTTTGAAGAGCTGATTGACAATGACGCTATTGAGGATATCAAAGAGATCTGGGAGGCCACGGCTTCGCCGTTAACCAAAGAGAAGAAGATGTACCCAGATTATAAGTGGTGGAAGCCAGTCTTGCGCAACGGCAAGCTCTATGGCATCCCCTTCACTTGGGGCCCAGCATATAATGTGGATAACCTGTGCTTCATCCGCCAGGACTGGCTGGACCAGTTGGGGCTGAAGGCACCCGAAACGGTGGAGGAATGGGGGACAGTGGCCAAGGCGTTTCGCGATGCTGGCCTATGCCAATTTGGCATTAGCGCATGTAAGCGCCTGGTTACTTGGTTCCAAAGCCTGGATCCCGTCTTCGGCGCCTTCGGCGTTATGCCCACTTGCTGGGTCAAGGCCGAAGATGGCACTTTGAAGTACGATAGCATCTCTCCCGCAGTAAAGGATGCTCTGGCCGTTATCCGGCAGTGGTACGAAGAAGGCCTTATTGACCCCGACTTCTATACTTACAACGAAGGAGATGCTGCAGGTCACATTGCAGCGTCTAAGGTGGGTATCTTCACCGCGCCCTGGTGGCATGGTGGAGCCCAGGTGAAGTTGGAGCAGGAAAATCCCGGCATGAAGCTGGCGCTCATCCCGTACCCTAAGGGGCCCCAGGGCAAACAAGGCCGCAGGGCTTCGGCCGAGGTGCAGAGTCAGGTGGTGTTCAAGAAGGGTCTGGATCCGATCAAGATCGAAGCATGCATCAATAACCTGAACTGGCACATCGAGATGCACGTCAACTGGCAGAAGTATCAGCAATACGGAGAATGGCGCAACAGCCATGCCTTCGTCGAGGGCCTGGAATGGGTATGGGATGAGAACTGCGAGCTGAAGGATGGGCCGGTGGTCATGCCGATGACCTACACGTGGATGGATACCATTGACTTTGGATTCCCATATATGGTCTATCCCACTTATCAAGTCGAGCCGTTCAGGGATATCCAGGAGTGGATGAAAGAGGATCCAGCCAAGCTCAATAAAGCTCAGCGCTTTCTAATCAAGAACCCAATTGTCCTGCGTGAGGCTGAGTACTACACTAAGGTCTTTGATACCCTGAATGTGCAGATCATCAACGAGTTCTTCGGTAATCCCACAGATGCTATGCAGAAACTGCTGCCCGACCTGAACACTCTGGAGTCAGAGGTCTTCACCAACATTGTGATCGGCAATGAGCCTCTCGATCGCTTTGACAGCTTCGTAGAAGAGTGGTGGGAAAAGGGCGGCGAACAAGTGACCGCTGACGTTAATGCTTGGTACAAGGCTACTTTTGGCTAATTCTGACAGGCCTTCTATGAAAAAGTGCCTAAAGACTCATCCCTGGGGTTTAGCTCTTCGAGCTGAACCCCAGGGATCTTTTCACTGGTGATGTAAAGCTTGACCTCAAAATAAGACGCAAAGGAGAGCCCAAGGGATGCAAGAAAATGTTCTCCGTATGCCTGCAGGTGCTGCTCCAAGGACGAGAGCTGAGCTCATAGAACGCAAGCCACCACTTAGGGTAGTGTTGAAACAGCACTGGACGCTATATGTTATGCTACTACCTGCGCTTGCGTTGTTGGCGCTTTTCCATTTCTACCCGATTTGGGGTGTGTTAATCGCCTTTAAAGATTACAGCCCATTGAAAGGCCTGGCGGGATCACCTTGGGTTGGCCTGGACAACTTCCGACGCTTCTTCGATAGCCCCAATGCCTTGCTGATCATCCGTAACACTCTCTTCATTGCAGTAGGTAAGATCGTCTTCGGCCAACTAGTTGCCGTCTTGTTTTCACTCATGCTCAATGAGGTACGTATTTACCTGTTCAAACGCGCGGTGCAGACAGCAACCACGCTGCCCCACTTTCTCTCCTGGGTGATCATCGGCGGAATTATGGTGCAGATTCTTTCCACGTCGGGTCCAGTTAACCGTCTGTTAGGAATGGTTGGTATCCCTCCTATTCGCTTTCTTGGCAATCCTAGTATCTTCCCTTGGACCCTGATTTTCTCCGAAGTGTGGAAGGAGTTTGGATTTGGAGCTGTGATTTATCTGGCCGCTTTAACCGCCATCAATCCGGAGCTGTATGAAGCTGCTGCCGTAGATGGGGCAGGGCGCTTCGCTCGTCTCATTCATATCACCTTGCCTGGTATACGTCCCACTATTATCCTTATGGCATGTCTAAGCTTAGGTGGCATATTAAACGCTGGCTTCGAGCAGGTGCTAGTGCTGTATAACCCAGTTGTCTATAAAACGGGGGATATCATTGACACCTTCGTCTTCCGGGTTGGCCTAGTGGGACAGGGAGGCCTACCCGACTACAGCCTAGGCACAGCAGTAGGCCTGTTCAAGTCGGGGATTGGCTTCTTTTTAATTATGCTTTCGTATTGGCTGGCAGACAGATTCGCTAATTATCGTATCTTTTAAGATCAATACGGAGCGAAATACCTATGGTTGGTGAGAATAGCTTCTCCGATCGAGCAGTAAATGTACTCCTCTACCTTATCCTTTTGGCTATGGGGTTGTCTTGTGTA
This window harbors:
- a CDS encoding heparinase II/III-family protein, encoding ARRAQALVPERMIRDFVNFWTDTRYCRERDYGHFLLRHGPEAVIAGLLLRDKELLRLGARYALALAMCEHWDDGFICRFPGSTFEHRCFVRSLCVHEIALILDLTGELFTDLGREFLLRRIAEEGIGGINYITWKHEYIFHCNQLAWFTPGRLLGYLILERAMPRVRPYTELAYQDLLESLGYTILPDGGYVEGPSYFRCVARDSGLSLYYYARARGREFRSVIPEIMHCTAAFAEALASTDESADVIPICDATPLMEQEGLAVMAALLPDSQWVTMYHKSLARTRGMPDTILAWQLSREIPPQGPEMRPFTSLPEMGIMASVRWLDGEKVKLFIMGNKAGAGHTHEDKGSFVLEFAGETFALDPGTCDYANPLAELLTHCERHNMLVPTGTLERPHPQNPLPVDVKPQGEGDETRFQAQIDATPGWEPYFRKWVRRWDSPTPDVLVIRDEYELGQGDGVEFYWQTQREVSIEGSLITLTGQRGIVSIEVPPACAVRVDKLPLYGGDQQYRIAISQKGRAGVLEVKVKLQKRLTNSMEEKNR
- a CDS encoding ATP-binding protein, coding for MGEKAHEQKNPIAVEWDAWLNDTQKKAVWLGMAGMYGMGLVLVGSPAQFRNPSTYLWLALLVFALAGLALLASRWAYLLAGWVLILGGLAAILLAVTWGGQASALVLLTVVIALASLAISLIAGLALAAGCTLLLLLAPGSLAQLPLAWRVSVILGAWGVCALIWLLLDSLLTTVRWAWSSYEESRRALEQARDQRVKLCEAIEDLSEANLQLMRLNRLAQGLRQAAEEERRAKEQFVANVSHELRTPLNMIIGFCEMIINSPQTYGDRIPSTLLADLEVVLRNSRHLSDLIDDVLDLSQIETGRMALTKERVSIGELINAAAIAVRPLLISKGLYLETEVAEDLPAVFCDRTRIREVILNLLSNAGRFTEKGGVRVRAWQEGDDVMVSVSDTGPGIAERDLTRLFRPFEQLDGSIRRRYGGTGLGLSISKGFVELHGGKMWAESEVGRGTTFYFRLPIDPPVPLEAKATRWLNPYQPYEERPHPSRAKLPPLRPRLIVLERGNGLQRLLSRYLDKVEIIAVRDFEEAVLELNRTPAQALLINAMTLADALGQAAKLGALPYDIPVLFCAVPGMEQAADALGASEYLVKPVTREALLTALKHVNGKAKKVLVVDDEPDALQLFSRMLAEAGQGYRVLRAESAQQALQILRHERPDVVLLDLVMPEMDGFEFLAAKEKDPILKGIPVILISARDPLGQPIVSSGLAVTCRSGLSVQQLLSSIEVLIGTLARMPLTADRARPATVPG
- a CDS encoding response regulator, with translation MSYLTARDCFLIELRRALKHLYDPAALGRSPLLDLFGLTNHANPHAGLRRILVEGIQALKPGYDVPPYASAWRIYHVLIYRYVEQSSQHTVSANLGLSIRQLRRQERIAERALADHLWTRYKLEAAAQNLTRFARQLAQPNESLKGGEQEQELQWLQQSLPSETGAIEEIIGTIVRIADPLLRDLGVEVRCQVPQGLPPLAGQLSTVRQGLLSLLTAAARSVPDGQVHILVTPESAALRVHIQGTSTGLIQPIDHQIPEQLEMARRLFELFGGRLEIVSGRENAGGLAASVLLPIVVQVPVLVIDDNADTLRLFERYLTGTSYHFIGARDPEQALALAEKCAPHAIVLDVMLPGIDGWELLGRLREHPRTRHIPIIVCTILPQEQLAMALGAAAFIHKPVSREQLLAVLDQQLRASGPGYQ
- a CDS encoding ABC transporter permease subunit; translated protein: MLLPALALLALFHFYPIWGVLIAFKDYSPLKGLAGSPWVGLDNFRRFFDSPNALLIIRNTLFIAVGKIVFGQLVAVLFSLMLNEVRIYLFKRAVQTATTLPHFLSWVIIGGIMVQILSTSGPVNRLLGMVGIPPIRFLGNPSIFPWTLIFSEVWKEFGFGAVIYLAALTAINPELYEAAAVDGAGRFARLIHITLPGIRPTIILMACLSLGGILNAGFEQVLVLYNPVVYKTGDIIDTFVFRVGLVGQGGLPDYSLGTAVGLFKSGIGFFLIMLSYWLADRFANYRIF
- a CDS encoding Gfo/Idh/MocA family oxidoreductase; the encoded protein is MRRVSLGIIGCGVIGQHHLRAALSSPLIDVVAIADLRQEAREETAARYNISKVYAEGKELIEDPCVEAVVLALPTCGRTELALHAFARGKHVLTEKPVAMNADEVRRMIAARGDLIAGCCSSRYRFLPSAKVVTDFIATGALGELRVIRARVIDAASEPPKTPPPPWRLSKALNGGGILMNWGCYDLDYLLGITGWQLRPRLVLGQTWTVAPHLAARAAPGSDAESHVAALILCDGGAVITYERGEFVAAQSESAWQIIGSRGSLRLHMLPGAGKTITYDATTSEQGVIPRVLWQGEEDADRVHTGPVQDFAAAILEGRPPMTTLEQALMIQQITDAVYASAAAGTAIEVG
- a CDS encoding extracellular solute-binding protein, whose amino-acid sequence is MARKLNRREFLRISAASAGALALAACAPQAAPSAPAPTTPLAAPTEATATPAASPVPAQRCQMDWNPTFPPPFKVYDPPVEVSVIWNPGLTFPEGMSWNNNPMYNRVVEYTGIKFTIHWEAYGELRDQKLAADLAAGTLPDAFHAAGLFFEELIDNDAIEDIKEIWEATASPLTKEKKMYPDYKWWKPVLRNGKLYGIPFTWGPAYNVDNLCFIRQDWLDQLGLKAPETVEEWGTVAKAFRDAGLCQFGISACKRLVTWFQSLDPVFGAFGVMPTCWVKAEDGTLKYDSISPAVKDALAVIRQWYEEGLIDPDFYTYNEGDAAGHIAASKVGIFTAPWWHGGAQVKLEQENPGMKLALIPYPKGPQGKQGRRASAEVQSQVVFKKGLDPIKIEACINNLNWHIEMHVNWQKYQQYGEWRNSHAFVEGLEWVWDENCELKDGPVVMPMTYTWMDTIDFGFPYMVYPTYQVEPFRDIQEWMKEDPAKLNKAQRFLIKNPIVLREAEYYTKVFDTLNVQIINEFFGNPTDAMQKLLPDLNTLESEVFTNIVIGNEPLDRFDSFVEEWWEKGGEQVTADVNAWYKATFG
- a CDS encoding sugar phosphate isomerase/epimerase, with translation MKYSFTSFSCPELTLPEVLALAKRIGYDGVELRLAEGHKHGVETDISSVKRREIKAQVTASGIALACLGTSCTYADPARAADMVAETRRAIQLAADIGCPRLRVFGGEIPTGITREQAMDSIVASLRAVAAQALESGVIICMETHDDWTNPDQVAEIMRRVNQPSIAVTWDVMHPVRQSHVTMDQAFQALQPWIKHVHFHDGVNRLDKFELKPIGEGDFDHRRMVELLMAAGYDGFLSGEWIGWEPYEIHLPRELATMKRYEREVQQNNWIN